The Bradyrhizobium sp. LLZ17 genomic sequence TTTTGGTTTGTGGGAGGTTCTCGGTGTGCTCACACTTTTTGGCTTAAACCATTTCAATGGGAGCCCGATTGCGTAGGCGCGGGCCTTGAGACCGTGAACTGACCGATTCAGCGCAATCGCGATCAGTTCGGGGCAAATGTTTGCCTCTGCCATCTTCCGAAAGGGATCATCCTCCGCTGGTGTCCACCGATTGCCGTGGGTAGAGCTCATCACACCAGCTTTTTGCGTATTGCTCATTTCGCCTTCAGCCCGATCTGGACCACCATTTCCCGCATTGCGAGCCGAACTGCGACCATCGAGCCAATCCGGTCTCGTGCTTCAAGGAAACCAGATCCGGAGGCGATCTTCCAGCTCCCGGCGTTTCGTTTCCGGATCAGCATACTTAATCGAGACGATGCGAGATACCATCGCGCCAGCAATCATGATCAGTGTGGCCGACACTCCGCCCAAGAAACGCCGCCAACGCCATTGCAAGACTGGCGCACCAAGTTGCTGTGGATAGGACGACGGCGCCCCTCATTGGTTCGCCTTCAGCCCCGAGCTCGAATAGATGGCGGATCGCTTGCGATCGCGATGGGACTTGGTGCGTGGCCGTCCATGCTCCGATTTCGGCGATCAGTGTTCCCACAAAGGGATCCTTGCCCGTCGCGACCCGTTGAGCAAGAGCCCGGGCTTCGTTTCGCGTATAGGCCTGAGGCAATTGGGAAGGTAACCTTCGGCCTCAGGTCTGTTGTCGCCTGAGGCCGCCTTTTTTGAAGGCCTACGTTGAATTCGCAGCGGTCCATTTCGAATAGGAACGTTTCTGCTGCCGGTGTTTTGGTGGCCATCACCGTCCGAGACCCTTGGCCGTTGCCGGTGACAGAGAGAAGCGAATGCGCTCCCGCGGCTTAGGCGAGCGTGGGATCAGTTGGAGCAGCCAATCTGCCCAAACTGCCACATGGAAATGAAGTGGACGCGGTCGGCGTTGGTTGGCTCAGAGACTATCGCGCATTTATTTCACTGCCCGAATTGCCACCGGACCAGCGAGACGACCTCCTCCATCAAGCCAACTGTCGTTCCACCTGAGAAGCTATCGAAGCCACTCAATCAAAAGGCGGCCTGACGCCGCCTCGACGGGTTGATTAGACGCGACCATGCAAGACCCTCTGGACCGGAAGACGCGGTCGTGGTCGAGTAGCTCAGCCATTTGGCTTTCGCCCTCACAGATCCGGGCGGGCGGCTTTCCCGCACCCGGCTCTTCCCGAGGGTAACCCGCGTCATATCCGAGCCGGCGCCCAAGTGCGAGTGATGCGTGGAACGGGCAGACGGAAGCGTGCCGTCAGGGCCTCGAACTCCGACCAGCCCAGGCGCCGACTTTTCTGACTGCGCCGTCTCAGACAGTGCAGCCAGCTCCGACGCACTTCGCGGTAGAAGCCGTTGAGCGCTGGATAATTGTGCGGCCTGCCATAGTAGCCGTAGTATCCACGCAGCACTGCGGCCAACCACTCGTGCTGGGTGGCCAACGACTCGTGCATGAGCCGCCAGGCTTCCTGGCGCAACGCCGTCAGCTTGCGCGTCAGGCGTTTCCCTTCCGTCTTGTGCTTCACGATAAACCGGCCGTCCCGGGTCCGCCCGAATAGTGGGTGAAGCCGAGGAAGGCGAAGGTCTCGGGTCGCCGCTCGCCGCGCCGCTGACGCGAGAGGGCCGCAAACCGACCGAACTCGATCAACCGCGTCTTGCCTCATGAAGCATCAGGCCAAAGCTGGCCAGCCGCGCCTTGAGCGCCAAGAGCATCTCCTGCGCATCCGCCTTGCTCTCGAACGCCCGAAGCAGAGAGTCCTCGTCGACGTGGTGCAGCAAGGCTGTGAACCGGGTTTGGGCAGCCTGCTTGGCCGCCCGGGGCGGAATCCTCATATGGCGCTTGATGCCTTGCACACGGCGATCATGAGCCAGCGCGTCAACTGGGTGCTCGATGCCGACATACGCAGCTTCTTCGACTCGGTCGACCACGAGTGGCTGTTGCGGATGGTGGCGCACAGGATCGCCGATCCTCGCATATTGCGGCTGATAGAGCTGTGGCTGCGGGCCGGCGTTCTTGAGAGCGGCGAGAAGCAAGAAACGGACAGGGGTACCCCGCAGGGGGCGGGCATCAGTCCGCTCCTCGCCAACATCTTTCTGCACTACATCCTCGATCTCTGGACCCATCAATGGCGCCGTCGCTGCGCACGCGGTCGCGTTGTGGTCGTGCGCTATGCGGACGACTTCGTCATGGGCTTCGAGAGCAAGGCGGATGCGCAGGAGATGCTCTTGGCACTCAAGGCGCGGCTGGCCAGCTTTGGCCTGATGCTTCATGAGGGCAAGACGCGGTTGATCGAGTTCGGTCGGTTTGCGGCCCTCTCGCGTCAGCGGCGCGGCGAGCGGCGACCCGAGACCTTCGCCTTCCTCGGCTTCACCCACTACTGCGGGCGGACCCGGGACGGCCGGTTTATCGTGAAGCACAAGACGGAAGGGAAACGCCTGACGCGCAAGCTGAC encodes the following:
- a CDS encoding reverse transcriptase domain-containing protein; this translates as MKHQAKAGQPRLERQEHLLRIRLALERPKQRVLVDVVQQGCEPGLGSLLGRPGRNPHMALDALHTAIMSQRVNWVLDADIRSFFDSVDHEWLLRMVAHRIADPRILRLIELWLRAGVLESGEKQETDRGTPQGAGISPLLANIFLHYILDLWTHQWRRRCARGRVVVVRYADDFVMGFESKADAQEMLLALKARLASFGLMLHEGKTRLIEFGRFAALSRQRRGERRPETFAFLGFTHYCGRTRDGRFIVKHKTEGKRLTRKLTALRQEAWRLMHESLATQHEWFAAVLRGHYGYYGRPQNYSALNGFYREVRRSWLHCLRRRSQKSRRMG